CTCCGCCAACTCGCTGATCCGCACTCCGTCGAAGCCGAACACCGCGCTGCGCACCGTGTCCTCCAGCGGGTCCTTCCACTGCGCGGGGATGGCGTCCGCGCCGGTCAGGACGCCGGCCACCGAGCCCGCGGTCGCGCCGGTGGAGTCGGTGTCCAGGCCGCCGCGGACGGTGAGCGTGATGGTGCGGGTGAAGTCGCCGTCGCCGTACAGGAGCCCGGCGGTCAGTACGGCGGCGTTCGGGATGGTGTGGATCCAGCCGAGCCCGGCGGTCTCCCCGGCCACCGTGGTGAGCGTGTCCTCCCAGGTCATCCGCGTGTCGTGGAGGGAGACGACCCGGCGTACCGTACGGGCGAGCCGGCAGCTCGCCGGAATCACGGCGAGCGCCTCGTCGACGGCGTGCCGCACGGTCGGCGCCGTGAACGCCGCCGAGATCAGCGCCGCCGCCAACATCGCGCCGTACACGCCGTTGCCGGTGTGGGACAGCACCGCGTCCCGGCGGGCGAGCGAGGCGGCGCGTCGCGGGTCGCCGGGGGAGGTCCAGCCGTAGATGTCGGCGCGGATGAGCGCCCCGATCCACTCCTGGTACGGGTTGTCGTACGTCGCCGTCAGCGGCGGCTTCAGCCCGTCCGCGAGGTTGCGGTAGGCGGCCCGCTCCGCGGTGAAGGTCTGCAGATACGGCAGCCGCAGCAGCCACAGCTCGCCGACCTGCTCCGTGCTGAAGTCGAAGCCGTGGGTCTCCAGGAGGTCCAGGCCGAGGATGGCGTAGTCGACGTCGTCGTCGCGGCAGCTGCCGTGGATACGGCCGCGCACGCACTGGCGCCACTCGGGGCGCAGCTCCAAGCCGTCGATGTCGCCGACGGGCTCGGGCAGGTAGTCGGTGAGCGGCAGGGCGGCGGCCTGCCGCAGATAGCGGTCGATACGGTCCCGCGTCCACAGGTCGCCCTGCTCGACCGGCTTGCCGAGCATGTTGCCCGCGATCCGGCCCAGCCAGCCTCCGAGGACGCGGTCGGCGAGCTCTGGCTCAGTGCCCACAGGGGTCATAGCACCGGTCTACCCAATTCCGGCGGCGCCCGCGCGGGTTCGGACCGCCCGTACAGGTGCTTGCCGGCCTTGGTCCAGTGGCGGGTCGGGGCATGACGGAGGGGGTGTCCTGAGGTTAAGGTCGCAGCGGCGCGACTGGCCCTGACGTGCGTCGGGCCCGGAGAGCAAGGGGATGGCAAGGTGGCGGACGCTGCAGTGAACGGTGCCGAGAGGGTGCTCATCGCCGCGGACAAGTTCAAGGGGTCGCTGACGGCCGTACAGGTCGCCGAGCGGGTGACGGCCGGGCTGCGCCGGGTCGTCCCGGACCTCGAGGCCGAGGCGCTGCCCGTGGCCGACGGCGGCGACGGGACGGTGGACGCGGCGGTCGCGGCCGGATTCGAACGGCGGGAGGTACGGGTCGCCGGTCCCCTCGGCCAGGAGGTGACGGCGGCGTTCGCGCTGCGCGGGGACACCGCAGTCGTGGAGATGGCGGAGGCGAGCGGGCTGCAGCGGCTGCCGGGCGGCGTCTTCGCGCCGCTCACGGCGTCCACGTACGGCTCCGGCGAACTGCTGCGGGCCGCGTTGGACGCGGGTGCCGGGACGATCGTGTTCGGGGTCGGCGGCAGCGCGACCACGGACGGCGGCGCCGGAATGCTGTCCGCGCTGGGTGCGCGGTTCCTGGACGCGAAGGGGGAGCCGGTGTCACCGGGCGGGGGCGGCCTCGCCGACCTGGCGTCGGCGGACCTTTCGGGCCTCGACCCGCGCTTCGCCTCCGTCGAACTGATCCTGGCCAGCGACGTCGACAACCCGCTGACCGGGCCGAAGGGCGCGCCCGCGGTCTACGGCCCGCAGAAGGGCGCCTCGCCGGACGACGTGGAGACGTTGGACGCCGCGCTGGCCCACTACGCGAAGGTGCTGGAGGAGACGGTCGGGACGAAGGCCGCGGAACACGCCGCCTCGCCGGGCGCGGGCGCGGCGGGCGGCATCGGCTACGGCGCCCTCCTCCTCGGCGCGCGTTTCCGCCCCGGCATCGAGGTCATGCTCGACGTCCTGGGCTTCGCGCCCGCGCTGGCGAAGGCCACGCTGGTGATCACCGGCGAGGGCTCCCTGGACGAGCAGACGCTGCACGGCAAGGCCCCGGCGGGTGTCGCCGCGGCGGCCCGTGCGGCGGGCAAGGAGGTCGTCGCGGTGTGCGGACGCCTCGCCCTTCCGCCGCAGGCGCTGGGCCGGGCGGGGATCCGC
The nucleotide sequence above comes from Streptomyces sp. NL15-2K. Encoded proteins:
- a CDS encoding ADP-ribosylglycohydrolase family protein; translated protein: MTPVGTEPELADRVLGGWLGRIAGNMLGKPVEQGDLWTRDRIDRYLRQAAALPLTDYLPEPVGDIDGLELRPEWRQCVRGRIHGSCRDDDVDYAILGLDLLETHGFDFSTEQVGELWLLRLPYLQTFTAERAAYRNLADGLKPPLTATYDNPYQEWIGALIRADIYGWTSPGDPRRAASLARRDAVLSHTGNGVYGAMLAAALISAAFTAPTVRHAVDEALAVIPASCRLARTVRRVVSLHDTRMTWEDTLTTVAGETAGLGWIHTIPNAAVLTAGLLYGDGDFTRTITLTVRGGLDTDSTGATAGSVAGVLTGADAIPAQWKDPLEDTVRSAVFGFDGVRISELAERTVRLAQAEG
- a CDS encoding glycerate kinase, yielding MLIAADKFKGSLTAVQVAERVTAGLRRVVPDLEAEALPVADGGDGTVDAAVAAGFERREVRVAGPLGQEVTAAFALRGDTAVVEMAEASGLQRLPGGVFAPLTASTYGSGELLRAALDAGAGTIVFGVGGSATTDGGAGMLSALGARFLDAKGEPVSPGGGGLADLASADLSGLDPRFASVELILASDVDNPLTGPKGAPAVYGPQKGASPDDVETLDAALAHYAKVLEETVGTKAAEHAASPGAGAAGGIGYGALLLGARFRPGIEVMLDVLGFAPALAKATLVITGEGSLDEQTLHGKAPAGVAAAARAAGKEVVAVCGRLALPPQALGRAGIRRAYPLTDVEPDVAKCIADAGPILERVAERIARDFLT